tgggattacaggcttgagccaccgcacccagcccttgtCTCCCTCTTTAATGAGTACTTTTTACAAATTGCCAACCGCATTACTAGTTAGTACACAGTGACTGGGTTGTCAGAGGTGCAAACATGTATCTGCCCACCCGTGTTTCTCCTGCTTTCCGGGGAGCACTTCCCTATGCACTCATAAACTAACCCTACGGGGGTTCATGCTGCAGCCCTGTGAGGCTGGCAGGGTGGGTAGAAAGTGGACACTCTCATTCCTGCTAAGTGATCATGGACCTTTGCTGTTATTAGTAACAGGCCTGGCATCTGCTGGGGCCCTGGAGGACCTGCTCTTGTGAAACTCATCATTCCCTGGCTGGCGGGAGGGGCTCACCCATGCTACACGTCCAGAAGCTGAGGCCAGCTGCCCCGCCTGAGGGTGCGAGGTGAAAGGTACGAGTCTGGGCTTGAACTCAGATCCTTCAATTCTGAATCTGGTGTGTCTGCCACTAGGGCAGCGTCTCTGCACTGTGGACGTCAGCGTGGGTCACTCTCTGGGGAGGGGCCATCCTGGGCACTACAGGGTGCTGAGCAgcgtccctggcctccacccactccatGCCAGGAGCACCCCCAGTCATGAGAAAAACACAAATGTCCCAGGCTTGGCCCAGTGTCCCCTGGGGGCAGAATCACCCTCCATTGACACCCCTTGGGTTAGGGGATTCCACGGACCCCCAAGAGACTCTGCGGCCCATGATCCTCTGCTCTGCTGAGGTCCCAGGAGGCTACACACATTGAAATCCACACCCTGAATGAtgatggggagaggaggagaatcCCAGGAGCTGGGGTCCCCTGGTTTATACTGTCTGCCATATTGGGAGTTTATTCTGGTGTCTGGTGTGAGGAGGGAGCagacttgattttctttttccaaataactAATGCAGTCCCCCACTTGGCATTCAGGGCTGGATCCTTCTCTGGGGTGGAGTGTCCTGGGCATTGCAGGTGCTGAGCAATGTTCCTGGCCTCCATCCACGCCATGCCGGGGGCACCCCCTCCTCTAGTTGTGACAAACACAAACGCAGCCCCCCACCATTTCCAAGTTCCCTGGGGGCAAAACTGCCCTGGGGCAAGACCTCAGTTAGATTGGCATCTTCCCCTCTGATGTAATCTACAAGGGACTCCACTGAGGGGACTCTGAGGGGATTCTGGGGCCCCCGACACCCGACTCATCTTAGCCCAGCCAAGTCCGCATCCTCAGAGATCCTCAGCTGCTGAGCGCTTCTGAAACCAGCATCTGCAGCCCAGGAGAGCTGGCCTGGTGACTCAGGCTGTCTTGATTCTCCAGGGCACTTAGGGTGCGACTCCCTGCCCAGGTGTCCCAGCTCAGCCCATCCCTTTGTCCCCTGTGGGAATTGTCCATGCTTTGAGTGGTTCACACCCCCgaccatttccttttttctcccatttGCCTCATGGCCCAGAGGGTGTTGGGGGGCAGAGTCAGGGCCAGACCACCCTGCCCCCTGCTCCCACAGGCCTGAAAACAGTGAGGATTCTGCCCCTCAAGGCTGGGTGATGTCTGGGGACATCTGTGATTGTCAGGTTTTGGGGGAGCTCCTGGCatggagtgggtggaggccagggacaTTGCTCAGCACCCTGCAGTGCCCAGGACACTCCACCCCAGAGAATGACTCAGTACCCAGGGGGAgaccctggccccagccccacacaGGAAGTCAGTAACAACTCCCTCCTTTCCTGTGGGACCTATGGTCAATGAAATGTGACATTAAACATAGCAATGATAAAAATATGTGCATTATTTTAACACACTTTTAAAACGAGTAAGCTAAATATAAGCTCTGCATTAAGACCAAAAGACCTAAGAGAAAAAACCCAGGATTTGCggggaagaaaagggagagaaacctATGTGAAATTGACTCCTGTAGTAAGTAACTCTACAACCAAGactctaggccaggcgcggtggcacaggcctgtcatcccagcactttgggaggccgaggtgggtggatcaccagaggtcaggagttcgagaccagcctggctaacacggtgaaaccccgtctctactaaaaatacaaaaaattagccgggcatggtggcgggtacctatagtcccagctactcgggaggctgaggcaggagaatggtgtgaactcgggaggcggagctttcaatgagccgagatcgagccactgcactccctgcacttccagcctgggcgacagagcgagactccgcatcaaaaaaaaaaaaaaaaaaaaaggattccagCACCGGCTGCAGGCCAGATCAGGGAACACACACTTCCTGCAGAATCATTTCCAAGCCCATCTGGCTAGAAAGAAAAGCCTTTAACTTGAGCCAAAGCCTGTCAATCCAGAGGAGACTTCTCCTCGCGTAATCCAGGACAGCCCAGCCACACAGTTTTAAGAAGAATGAGACACAGGCCCTGATGCGGAAGGACACCCAGTATCCAATAAGTGCAAAAAGTAAGTTGCAAAACAGTATGGATagccagatctttttttttttttttggagatggagtatcgctctgttgtccaggctggagtgcagtggcgccatctcggcccactgcaagctctgcctcccgggctcaagcaattctcctgccacagcctcccgagtagctgggattacaggtgtgcgccaccatgcctggctgatttttgttatttttggtaggagacggggtttcaccatgttggccaggctggtctcaaacccctgacctcaagtgatccgcccaccttggcctcccaaaatgctgggatttcaggcgtgagctactgcacccagcatctaagacctttttttttaaagaaggaataaaagtccaggcgcggtggctcatgtctgtaatcccagcactttgggaggccgaggcgggcggatcacgaggtcaggagatcaagaccatcctggctaacacggtgaaaccccgtctctactaaaaaacccccaaaaattagccgggcatggtggtgggtgcctgtagtcccagctactcagggaggctgaggcaggagaatggcgtgaacctgggaggcggagcttgcctggcgacagaaaaaaaaaaaaaaaggaaagaatcataaattggtacaaccatgaaaaaaataaggaactACTGTGTCTGgaaggaaggttttttttttttttctgctgtctgtttgagacaaggtctcactctatcacccgggctgcagtgcagtggtgcgatcatggctcactgcagcctcaacctcctgggctcaaacgctcctcccacctcagcctttcaagtagctgggaccacaggtgcatgccatcatgcgcagctaatttttgtatttctggtagagatgtggtcttactatgttgcccaggctggtctcaaacttctgggttcaagctatccttctgccttggcctcccagagtgctgggatcacaggcatgagacacAGCACCCGACCCTCTGTAAATCTTTTGTGGTACACTGACACACTTTTCCCAGTCTGGTATGAGCAAAAAAACAGTCATTTTGATATACGCAAAAGGAAAAGGGGGTGGGGCgctgtggctcacccctgtaatcctagcactttgggaggccgaggcaggcagagtgCCTGagctgggcaacgtggtgaaatccagtctctaataaaacactaaaaaattaagtcgggtgtggtggcgcacgcctgtaatcccagctgctcaggaggctgaggcacgagaatctcttgagctcgggaggcggagggtgcagtgagccgaggttgtgccactgcactccagcctgggcaagagactccatttcaaagaaaaaaaaggaaaaaggaagaggccaggcgcggtccCCAGAAGGTATCGTGTCAACGTCCGAAAGAAAACCCAAGTTCAGCCTTTTTTTGTGTGCAGTCAGGCACACGCTGGACCACAGCCACCCACTGTGTGTTCCAGAGGCTTCGCTGGGACTCCGAAAGGCAGAAGTGAAGGCCTCCTCCCAGAACCCCGTTTCTGAAGTCGGATTTGCCTTTTCTGCTTAAGCCATTTGACCTTCTAAATGCcaggaaaacagacacagagcTCGTCGGCTGGGGAAGGTCTAAAACTCCCCACCTCAAAACCCCAAGCTCTGAGTCAGCTGTGTGGGGAATTTTTCTGAAACCTCCACTATCAGGTCCCTAAGGTGGGAGAATACCTCCTCGGaagggaattttctttttttttttcaagatgttgcctcactctgttgcccaggctggggtgcagtggcatgatcttggctcactgcaagctccgcctcccgggttcaagcaattctccggcctcagcctcctgagtagctgggactacaggcacgcgccagcatgcccggataatttttgtatttttagtagagatggggttttgccatgttggccaggctggtcttgaatacgtgacctcaggtgatccgctctcctccgccttccacagtgctgggattgcaggcatgagccacccgcaGCTGGTCAGCACATCCCAGTTCGGACCAGCCACACTGCAAGGCCTCCACAGCCACAGGTGGTCAGCTTGGCTGCAGAGTTAAAAGAAAAGTCAACCTGTTGAAAGAGAGGGCGCTGGGAAGGGTGCAGTGGAGCGGGTGTTGCCTGAGGTGGGTGCCTGAGTCATtcctggggaaagggaaagaCATCCGGGGGTCCGGAGGACAGGGACGTGGCATGCTGGGAGTTCACTTTCTTAGTCCTCACTCTGTAATCGGTAGATCTTCTCAGTGAGTTCTAATAAGCAGGTCCCTGACAACTGCGGTTAAGAACCTAGCTTCTGGAAGTTCTCAGGGCTGCAACTCTGCAACTCTGACAGCCCGGGGGCTCATCCagccctccttcctttccctctgtacgtttttttttttttgagacggagtcttgctctgtcgaccaggctggagtgcagtggcgccatctcggctcactacaagctccgcctcccgggttcacaccattctcctgcttcagcctccctagtagctggaaccacaggcgcccgccaccacacctggctaatttttttgtattttcagtagagatggagtttcactgtgttagccaggatggtctcgatctcctgacctcgtgatctgcccaccctggcctcccaaagtgctgggattacaggcttgagtcaccgtgcccggcctttttttttttttttgacagagtctcactctgtcgcccaggctggagtgcagtagtacaatctcggctcactgcaagctctgcctccccagttcatgccattctcctgcctcagcctcccgagtagctgggactacaggcacccgccaccacgcccagctaatttttttgtatttttagtagagacagggtttcaccgtgttagccaggatggtcttgatctcctgacctcgtgatccgcccacctcggcctctcaaagtgctgggatcccaaagtgctggttcacaggcatgagccaccgtgcctggccatgcccagctaatttttgtatttttagtagagacgcagtttcgccatgttggccaggctggtcttgacctcctgacctcaggtgatctgcctgccttggcctcccaaagtgctgggatcgcctgcatgaaccaccgcgcctggccaccctCTTGCACTTCTGAAACAACCAGCAAaccaaacaaccaaccaaccaaacatcCAGCTTTCCCTACACAAAAGCAAAACCAGGCCTGGAAAGGAAGTGAATCCAGGAGAACAGAAAAGGAAGGTGGGTTTTGTCTCACGGGTCAAAACCCATATTATCGCACACATGCAGGGAAATGAATGACTCGCTCATCAAGGCATCACTGTGGGCTCTAATGGCTCCAGCCCTCAGCAGCACCCCCAGCTCTGTGTCCCAACGCCTCTTCCGTGAAAGGGAAGCCCCTGTGACTGCATGATGCACAAGAAGGAAGGCGGTCATGACCACGGCTTAGAGGCCGGCCAGGGCACTCCCTCCTGCCTGTGCAGGAGGCGACTCCCAAAGCAGAAAGCACAGATGGGACGTGAAACATGCAAAACACACATCTCAACATTTATCCAACCATCTGCTTTGAATATGGGAAGTTTACTGCATGTCAATTAAACCCGTATAAACTGTTAAGGAGAAAACGAAGAAAAAAGCAAGTGTAAAAAAGcagtgtgggccgggcgcggtggctcacgcctgtaatcccaacactttgggaggctgaggtgggcggatcacctgaggtcaggagttcaagaccagcctggccaacatggcgaaaccgtctctactaaaaatacaaaaattaactgggtgtggtggcaggtgcctgtaatcccagctactcgggaggctgaggcaggaggctcacttgcaCCCGGGGggaagagtttgcagtgagcagagatccagccactgctctccagcctgggcgacagagtgagactccagacttcgtctcaaaaacaaacaaaaaagcagtgtGTACAAAGACTGGAAATCTTACCCCCAGGATGAGCTGGGGCTTGGAGCACTGATTTTCTGCTCTGTGATTGGATTTTCCAATCTCCCCACCCCTCTCAGTGACTCCTAATAAAAATGCACCCTCGCTTCCACTTTCTAGCCCCTCCTCGCTGCAGGGAGGCGCAGCTTGTCCTTGGTGGGTGCCTCTTTCCGGGGTGGGGGGACCCCGCCAGCGACTTTGGGGACCCCGAGCAAGAAGGGCCTATTCGAAAGGGCCCCACTGCCGCGTGGGCTTAGGGGTCCTGACGCCCTGCAGCATTTTCACACACACCGGGAGGTGCGGGGTCCTGCGGCAGGACAGTGGGCAGGGCCAGGAGCTCGCCCCCGCAGCTCGACCCCGCACCCTGTATCCCCCTCCGGGGGAATCGGTCTCCCTGCTGCCCGCGTTCGCCCCTCCTGGGGAATCGGCCTCCCTGCCTGGGTTCGCCCTTCCTGAGGGATTCCGCTTTCCCGTCGCCAGAGTTCCCCCTTCCTGAAGGCTCGGCCTCCTCGCCGCCTAAGTTCACCCCTCCTGAAGGATCCGGCTTCCCCGCCGCCTGAGTTcgctcttcctttttttttccccccctctcttgttgcccaggctggagtgcagtggtgcgatctcggctcaccgcaatctctgcctcccgggttcaagtgatcctcctgtctcagcctcccaagcagctgggattaccggcgcccgccacctcgccccgctaatttgtatttttggtagagacgggtttcaccgtgttggccagactggtctcgaactcctgatctcaggtgatccgcccgcctcggcctcccaaagtgctgggactacaggcgtgagccaccgcgcccggcctctcccttCCTGAAGGCTCGGCCTCCCCGCCGCCTAAGTTCGCCTCTCCTGAGGGATCCAGCTTCCCCGCCGCCAGGGTTCGCCCTTCCTCAGGGCTCGGTCTCTTCGCCGCCTAAGTTCGCCCCTCCCGGGCACCCACCTGGTCGCCTCTGCCGCCCGCCTTCGCGCCTCCTGGGCACCTACTTGGCCGCCTCTGCCGCCCGCCTTCGCCCCTCCCGGCACCCACCTGGCCGCCTCTGCCGCCGCCCCGCCTCGCAGCCGCCGCGGAAGGACACGGTCGCGGAGGACGCCTCACACGCAAGCCCGACCGCACCCACGGACCGGACCTACTTTCCTTAAAGGGCCCGGGGCTCCGCGCAGAAGCGGCCTGTAGGGGTCTCCCGTCCTCGGCCTGGCGGGCTATAAGGGGCCCGGGCGGCGAAGGCGCACGGAGCCAAGTTCCAGGCAGCAGCCCTGGGACGCCCTGACAGGGCCGGGCCAAGCCGGGCCGGGCAGGGCGGAGGTCTCCGTTGCCTAGCAACCGGGGCTGCGGCCTGTGGGCGGAGCCTGTACCGTCGCCGGGACACGGGGCGGGGCCTCAGCGGGAGCTGGCTGAGGAGCCGGCACGGGCCATTGGCGCATGCGTAGGGCGCGGCCTGGAGGCGGGGCCCACCTATCGGCGGAGTCTCCTAAGGGGCGGATCGTGGGCGGGGCCTGGAGGCGGAACCGGCGCCGTCAGTAGTCCGCTGAGGACGGAGGCGGGGCTGGGCccgggagggggcggggcctgcgCCGGTGGGGCGGGCGGGGTAGGAGGCGCGGCCTAGTGCCCGAGTGGGGGCCGTTGGTTGGTGCGCGGCTGAGAGGTGTGGCGCGAGCAGCGCCGTTGGTTGGCCGGCGGCGGGCCGGGACGGGCATGGCCCTGCTGCTGTGCCTGGTGGGCGTGACGGCGGCGCTGGCCCACGGCTGTCTGCACTGCCACAGCAAGTTCTCCGAGAAGTTCTCCTTCTACCGCCACCATGTGAACCTCAAGTCCTGGTGGGTGGGCGACATCCCCGTGTCAGGGGCGCTGCTCACCGACTGGAGCGACGACACGATGAAGGAGCTGCACCTGGCCATCCCCGCGGAGATCAGTGAGTGCCGGAGCCCAGCCCAGTCCCGACTACCCCCCAGCGAGACCCCCGGGCAGGCCGGTCACCTGGCTGCTTCTCCTGCCCGCAGCCCGGGAGAAGCTGGACCAAGTGGCGACAGCAGTGTACCAGAGAATGGATCAGCTGTACCAGGGGAAGATGTACTTCCCGGGTAAGGGGCGCGAAACCGAGGCAGGGCACGCCCACCCCAGGACACCCCGCCCACCGCCTGAGcctgaccttctcctgcctggACTCCTCAGGGTATTTCCCCAACGAGCTGCGCAACATCTTCCGGGAGCAGGTGCACCTCATCCAGAACGCCATCATTGAAAGTGAGCAAATAAGGCTTCAGGGGAGGGAGGTGTTGACCAGAGCCTCGGAGACCCACGGGGCTTGGCTGAGGCTGGAGCGATGTGAACAGGGCACCTGGCACCGGGCagctggggaggagggcagcTCCCCAGGGAGGGACCCAGCCCAGCCCCTGAAGGATCAATGCCATCACCCCGCGGGACCTCCCCTAAGTAGCCCCCAGAGGCGCTGGGAGCATTGCCACACCCTCCCCTGAAGTTTGCTCCATCCCACGCTGGGGGTCACCTTGGGGACCCCTTCCCTCCGGGCCATGGACACACATACATGAAAACCACGCGAGCCTGGGCCCCAGTGTCGAGGGACAGGCCCCGAGGCTTTGACGGATTGGGAGGAGGCAGGACTGGGGACAAGGCTGGGCCTGGTAAGACGGCACTGTCCTGCCTTCCCACAGGTCGCCTCGACTGTCAGCGCCACTGTGGTAAGCGAGGCTCTGTCCAGGCTC
The sequence above is a segment of the Macaca nemestrina isolate mMacNem1 chromosome 20, mMacNem.hap1, whole genome shotgun sequence genome. Coding sequences within it:
- the LOC105485904 gene encoding izumo sperm-egg fusion protein 4 isoform X3 codes for the protein MALLLCLVGVTAALAHGCLHCHSKFSEKFSFYRHHVNLKSWWVGDIPVSGALLTDWSDDTMKELHLAIPAEITREKLDQVATAVYQRMDQLYQGKMYFPGYFPNELRNIFREQVHLIQNAIIESRLDCQRHCGIFQYETISCNNCTDSHVACFGYNCESSEQWESAVQGLLNYIQDVSMRATPAFLVSPAFRCLEPPHLANLTLEDAAECLKQH
- the LOC105485904 gene encoding izumo sperm-egg fusion protein 4 isoform X4, giving the protein MALLLCLVGVTAALAHGCLHCHSKFSEKFSFYRHHVNLKSWWVGDIPVSGALLTDWSDDTMKELHLAIPAEITREKLDQVATAVYQRMDQLYQGKMYFPGYFPNELRNIFREQVHLIQNAIIESRLDCQRHCGIFQYETISCNNCTDSHVACFGYNCESSEQWESAVQGLLNYINNWHKQDVSMSLVSPAFRCLEPPHLANLTLEDAAECLKQH
- the LOC105485904 gene encoding izumo sperm-egg fusion protein 4 isoform X2 is translated as MALLLCLVGVTAALAHGCLHCHSKFSEKFSFYRHHVNLKSWWVGDIPVSGALLTDWSDDTMKELHLAIPAEITREKLDQVATAVYQRMDQLYQGKMYFPGYFPNELRNIFREQVHLIQNAIIESRLDCQRHCGIFQYETISCNNCTDSHVACFGYNCESSEQWESAVQGLLNYIQDVSMRPGTHRATPAFLVSPAFRCLEPPHLANLTLEDAAECLKQH
- the LOC105485904 gene encoding izumo sperm-egg fusion protein 4 isoform X1, whose translation is MALLLCLVGVTAALAHGCLHCHSKFSEKFSFYRHHVNLKSWWVGDIPVSGALLTDWSDDTMKELHLAIPAEITREKLDQVATAVYQRMDQLYQGKMYFPGYFPNELRNIFREQVHLIQNAIIESRLDCQRHCGIFQYETISCNNCTDSHVACFGYNCESSEQWESAVQGLLNYINNWHKQDVSMRATPAFLVSPAFRCLEPPHLANLTLEDAAECLKQH
- the LOC105485904 gene encoding izumo sperm-egg fusion protein 4 isoform X6, producing MALLLCLVGVTAALAHGCLHCHSKFSEKFSFYRHHVNLKSWWVGDIPVSGALLTDWSDDTMKELHLAIPAEITREKLDQVATAVYQRMDQLYQGKMYFPGYFPNELRNIFREQVHLIQNAIIESRLDCQRHCGIFQYETISCNNCTDSHVACFGYNCESSEQWESAVQGLLNYINNWHKQDVSMRPGTHRATPAFLVSPAFRCLEPPHLANLTLEDAAECLKQH
- the LOC105485904 gene encoding izumo sperm-egg fusion protein 4 isoform X5 yields the protein MALLLCLVGVTAALAHGCLHCHSKFSEKFSFYRHHVNLKSWWVGDIPVSGALLTDWSDDTMKELHLAIPAEITREKLDQVATAVYQRMDQLYQGKMYFPGYFPNELRNIFREQVHLIQNAIIESRLDCQRHCGIFQYETISCNNCTDSHVACFGYNCESSEQWESAVQGLLNYIQDVSMSLVSPAFRCLEPPHLANLTLEDAAECLKQH